Within Epilithonimonas zeae, the genomic segment ATGCAGAAGCTCAAAGACTTTTAAAATATTTTACTTCTCTTAAAGGTGCTGGTAATAAGCAAGTTGATGGGATGTTTATGAAATATTCTACCAGACTTGCCGATGTTTTGGAGTATAACGGAGCTGCTCAGCCTGCCGCTACTGAAGAAACTGTAACTACAGGAAAAGGTAAAAAGAAAAAAACGGTTAAGAAAACAACCAAGGCTCCTTCTATAGAACCTGGAACGATGCTTGTTAACTTAGACGGTTCTTGGTATAAAATCAAAAAAAGTGATGTTGAAGCTAACGTTGGTTTTTCTGAAACTAAAACTGAGAAAGTTAAAGCGCTTAAGCTAATGGGAATGTGGTATATCGATAAAAGAGATACTCAGTTAAGATATAGACTTCTTGGAATTGCTGCTATGGGTGAAGATCCTAACTCCGCGATTTTGAAAGCTGAAAGAGCTAGACAAATGCAGGAATCAGGCGCTCCGGTTGATCCATCTATCCTAAATGAAGCTAGTGATTTAATCGATCTTTTCTGGATCTATTATCCGGATGCTAGACAGGTTTTAAGCAGTAATTATATCTTTAATGCTAAAAACTCTACATCTGATATCACTTTTGATGATGTTCTTAATGCAAGAAGATTTTCATCAGTAATCTACAAAGCGGATAATGGCTTAGGAAGAGGTGGAAGTGGTATTATTGACGAATACATTCCAAATGATGCAGAAGGACAATTGGAAGAAAGCGACAGAATCAAAGCACAGATTCTTCAAATGGAAAATGATATGTGGAATTACTAATATTTCTCATAGCCCAAATAAAAAAACCTGAGTATCTTTACTCAGGTTTTTTATTTTATGGAACACGTAGATTATATCATCGTTGGAGCTGGATATGCGGGAGTTTTTTTTGCTCA encodes:
- the gldN gene encoding gliding motility protein GldN, yielding MKKIIYSLICLSSAMAFGQNSILNANSPQTFREDREIKKDSITPLKYGFIEDKDILRSMVVWEIIDMNDKINQPFYHNADGLVSQNKSLYQILLDAVNSGKIKEVYSGDDFTTRLTPEGIAAATSVPMVDDYFTEIMNANKIEDAEAQRLLKYFTSLKGAGNKQVDGMFMKYSTRLADVLEYNGAAQPAATEETVTTGKGKKKKTVKKTTKAPSIEPGTMLVNLDGSWYKIKKSDVEANVGFSETKTEKVKALKLMGMWYIDKRDTQLRYRLLGIAAMGEDPNSAILKAERARQMQESGAPVDPSILNEASDLIDLFWIYYPDARQVLSSNYIFNAKNSTSDITFDDVLNARRFSSVIYKADNGLGRGGSGIIDEYIPNDAEGQLEESDRIKAQILQMENDMWNY